Below is a window of Candidatus Viadribacter manganicus DNA.
AGCCGATGTCGGAAGTTGCGGGCCGGATGTCGATCCAAGTTGGGGCGCACTTCCTTGAGAAGGCGCACGGTGGCCGCGGTGTTCTGCTCGGCGGCGTGCCGGGCGTGCAGCCGGCGAACATCGTAATTCTCGGCGCTGGCGTCTCGGGCTACAACGCCGCGCAGATCGCTGTTGGCATGCGTGCGCGCGTGCAGGTGTTCGACAAGAATCCGGCGCGTCTTGAAGAGCTCGACCGCGAGTTCAATGGCCGTTTGGAGACTGTGTACTCGACGGGGGCGGCGATCGCCGAAGCGATCAAGGATGCGGACGTGGTTGTTGGCGCGGTGTTGGTGGCGGGCGCCGCTGCGCCGAAGCTCATCACGCGCGACATGCTCAAAACCATGCGTCCGGGCTCGGTTTTGGTCGATATTTCGATCGACCAAGGCGGTTGCTTCGAAACTTCGAAGGCGACGACGCACTCCGAGCCAGTGTTTACCGTCGACGGCATCATTCACTATTGCGTCGCCAACATGCCGGGCGCGGTCGCGCGTACGTCGGCATTTGCGCTCAACAATGCGACGCTGCCGTTTACGCTGGCGCTGGCGAAGAAGGGCTACAAGCAAGCGCTGATCGACGATCCGCATCTCGCGAACGGCCTTAACGTTTACGAGGGCGCGATTGCACACGAAGCGGTCGCCAAGGATCTTGGAAAGCCGTTCAAGCGCCCGAGCTGGCTCGCCTAAAGTTCCACCGCTTACGCGAACTCTTCTCCAGCTGCGTGATTAATGATGCGCGGGCGCGCGCATGCTGGGCTTTTAGCTCGCATGCTCAAGCATCGCATCATTTTCGCCGTCGTGGCGTCGGCGGCGTTTACCTTGATGGCGGCGCCGGCAATGGCGCGCACCGTGGATAGCAACGCCGCCGCGTGTGCAAACGAGCGCGACGAACTTCCGGCGAGCGTACAGGCCGATGCATCCACGCGGTTCTTGCGTTCGTTCGGCGTTTCACGTCACGATCGCGCCCAGGCGCACAAGAGCCGTGGCAATGCCTATCGTGCATTAGGACGGTACGAATTGGCGATTGCCGACTATGATGCGGCCATCCGCGTGAGCCCGCGCTACGTGGAGGCGTACCGCAATCGTGCGAGAGCCTATCAGGATTCAGGGGCGATCAACTTGGCGACCGCTGACAGCGAAGAGGCGGGTCGGATTTCCGCCGCGCAGCAAGGCTGATGCGTATCGGCGCGACCCTCGTCGCGCTGGCGGCAGCTGCGATGCTGTCGGCTCCGGCGGTTGCGCAGACGGCTGAGGACTTGAACGCCCGGTGCGTCAACGCCGATCGGAGCATTGGCAATGACCAGCAGGTTTTGGCGTGCACGCGCCTGATCGCGATGCCGGGGCACTCGGCGCAAAGCCAAGCGCAGTATTATAACAATCGCGGCAACGCCTTCCGCGCCGATAGTGAGTTCGGTTCGGCAATCGCCGATTATGACGAGGCCATTCGTCTCGATCCGAACTACGCCAACGCGTTTAACAATCGCGGCATCGCCAATCGAGCGGCGGGCTTGGCGGATCGGGCGATTGCGGATTTCACCGCGGCGCTGCGGATCAATCCGGAAATGGCGAACGCCTATGGCAATCGCGGCAGCGCCTTCGCCGATCGCGGCGACATTGCGCGCGCTCTCTCGGATTTTAGCCGGGCGATCGAGCTCAACCCGGACTATGCGGGCGCTTATAACAATCGCGGCAACCTCTATCGTCAGCAGCGCCAGTATGATCGCGCGATTGCTGATTTCGGCGAGGCGATCCGGGTCAATCCGCGTTACGCAATTGCCTTCAACAATCGCGGCCGTACCTATCAGGCGATGGGCGATATGACCCGCGCGCTGGCGGATTACGAGCAGGCGCGCGAGATCGAGCCGAACAATCCAAACTTCCAAGGCTTTGGCATGCGCCGTTAGGCGCTGAACGGCTGTCTGATCACAAGTCTGTGGCGCACACATCCGCGGCGAGCTTTGGCGCATCTGCAGCGTTGAGTAGTGATGGCAAGGTTTGGTTCACCATTCCTGCTATATTGTGAAGGTGTTCGGAGAACACCCAATGCTTGAAAAACGTATTGGCGAGCCCTGTCCGACCTGCCAGACGCCGCTTCAGCGGCGCGCTTCCACATTCCGCACCATCGTTGGCGATGTTGCGTTCTGCGCGCGCTGCTGCTCGTCGTTCGAGTTGGTGAGGGAAGATGACAAGGCGCTGGCGTTTGGACCAACGGGGTTTGCGCCGGTCTAAGAAGAGCGCCGAAGCGTTTGCTCCGGCGCCCTCCTTGTCAGCGGTTGTCGAGTTGTGCGCGGACGGCGCTTAGTCCCTCACGCGTGATCCGATAGGGGCCGCTATTTTCGCTTCGGATGAAGTGGCGGCGGCGCAGCTTTTTGAAAACATGCAGCGTGCAATCGGCTAGACGCCAACCGTCACGGTTGATGCAATCGATTTCGACGATGTCGCCTTTTTCATTCTTGCGATGATGGATCGCGCCGCCTTGCGCCAGCGCGTGCAGCGTCCGCTGCTCGTACTTTGAGATATTCACTTGGATGATGGCCTAGTCTGAACGTGCGAGTCAGCGCGCGCAGAGTTTTGCGGCGCGGTTCAGAGCGGGCGGGCGTTACGAGAACGCGGCCCGCGCGTTAGGCAATCTCAGGCGTCATAGGCGTGAGCTGTTTGGCTGTGTTAGCGTACGCGCGCAAGGGGGCGGTGCATGATTTCCAACGCGATCACGATTTTTCGGACATTGCTTACCATTCCGCTTTTTGCGCTGCTGGCGTATGGCGCGGGTGACTTTGGCTGGACACCGTTGGCGCTGTTCTTGGGCGCCGGTTTGCTCGATATGGTCGATGGTAAAGTGGCGCGTGCACGCAATGAGACGAGCGCGTTTGGAGCGATGATCGATTTGGTCGGCGATCGGTTGCTGACCTTTGCGGCTGTGTTGGGATTGATTGTCGGTGGCGACGTCGCGGGCGTGCAGTTGATCGCGGGGATCATCATCGTGGCGCGTGATTTAGTGGTGGCGTCCTTGAATGAAGCTCTGCCGGGAAAGCTGGGCCCTCGCGTTGGGACGCTGGAGAAGATCAAGATCGCCGCGGCCTTCGCGGCGCTGACGCTGTTGATTGCGCCGTCGACGTTCGAGCAACAGCAGATGGCCGGCATCGCCGCGTTATGGCTCGCCGCAGCGTTTACGGTGCTGACTGTAGCCGGCTATTGGATGGCCGCGCTGCGCGAGTTCGCCAAGTCCTAAGGGTGCTGCAAGTCGCGGTAAAAGCTGAAGGTAGCGCCTTGAGTCGATAGCCAGATGAGGAGCTCGGTTGCGGCGCCGACTGCTCCGCTCAACGCCCGTGCACCGAGGCCGGTTGGATCGTGCCCGCTTTCGGCGTGATGCAGATGCTGGTCTTCTTCGATCAGATCTCACGCACCAGCGTCGTGAGAGACGGGTCGGCTGCGTCCAGGTGCGCGGCTTGCTCTTCAAGGTGTCGCCGGACCGTGCGTTCGACCGCGGCAGTGCGAACAAAAACATCCGCTCGGCCGAATGCCGCCGTTAAAGCCCCCAAGATGCTTCCGCCGATCGACCAAATGGCGAGAGCGCCGCATGGTGTAACGCCGCGCTGCTCCATCGCGTCACGGAACGACGAGCGATCCCGCGTTTCATGGCCTGGAGTCGCTTCGAGCCACGGCAGTAGATCCGGATAGCTGCGCCGTGCGTGCCGAATCTGTGCTGAATAGATGGCCATTGCCCTGTGTTCGCCAGCGTGATCGACTTGAAGAATTCGCGTGATGAGCTGCGACACGGTATGAGTCTAACGCAATACCACTAGCCACGTGCGGTGCACCTTGTCGTGCTAGTTTGCCGGCGCGCGTTCGAGATTTGCGTCGGGGATCAGTGCGCGCATGCGGTCGCCAAACGAGATGAGGCACACTTCGCTCGGCGAGAGCGGGCCGGTATCGTAGCTTGAACTTTCCATGCCCTGCTGCACGCCTTCGATCAGCACGGTGTCTTCGGCGTTGACTTGGCGATTGATGCGCCAGTTGAGATAGCGTGCAGCGTTCATTTCGCGGCTTGCGTTTGGATGAACATAGGCGATTTCGCGGATCATTGTTTGCGTCGCGGACACCGGGATGAATTGCATGAAGTCGACTTGATCGGGGTAGATGTCGAATGCAACGTTCGGCCAAAGCTTGTAATAGGCCCACAAGCGCCTGCGCTCGGCTGGAATGTGATCGAACGTGCCGAGCAGCTTTTGGTACTGACGCTCGGACCAGTTGTCGGACGGCGTCTCCGTGATCGTGCCCCACATCTTGTCGATCCAGGGCTTGGCTTCGATTCTGTAAGTGCCCGCGAGAAGGCGTGACAAGCCGGGGTGCGCGACCGGAATGTGCATGCCGTCGGAATAATTATCGCCGACGTTTTTCCAGTTCACCGGACGCGGGCGCAGCGTGACGCGGCCATTGGGTATAAGCTTTTCAAGCTCGAACGCCGCGAGTTCATCGGCGTAGGGCGCCATCATGTCCGCGACGCTGGGTAGACCTGGGGCAAAGCGGATGAAGATGAAGCCGAAGGCGATTTCCTGGTCGACGGGCTTCAGCGCGAGCGTGTTGGGATCGAGGCTATCGAAGCCTTGCCATTTCGGCGCGCCAGCGAAGCCGCCGTCGAGCTTGTAGCTCCAGGCGTGGTACGGGCAAACGAGGCGATGACCGCACGAGCCACGCCACTCGGTGGCGATCTTGCCGGCGCGATGGCGGCAGACATTGTGGAAGCTGCGGATTGTGGCGTCATCGCCGCGCACGGTGACGACGCGATCGCCCAGGATATCCAGCGTCAGGTAATCGCCGGTGTTCGGAATATCGTTGATATGGCCGACGATGTGCCAAGCTTGGGCGAAGACATGTTCGCGCTCTTGCTCGAAGAAGCGCGGGTCTGTGTATAGCCAGGCGGGTAGGGACTTGGGAGTCGGCATGAGGTCATCCTACGTCATTCCGGGCGAGCGAAGCGAGCGCCGGAATTTTACGGCGCGATAGAGCGCGACCAATGGCCATGCGAGCTGCTTGAGCGCCCCGTGGCCGACATCGTCGCGAACACCGAGCGGTGCGGTGCAGGGGCCGGGGACGTGGTAGGTGCCGAAGGCTTGGTCGAAAACTGAAAACACGGTAGCGAAGTTGACGCCGGCGCCATCGGCGTCTCGGATGTGGTGCCAGCGATGCATGGCGGGTGAGACGAAGACGCGGCGCAACGGGCCGTACGTCCAGGGCAGATCCATGTGGATGAAGAGGCCATAATAGTGGCGCACGAGGTTGTTGATCAGCAGCGCCCAGATCGGCAAGCCGAGTAGCGCGAGGAATGTCGTGTCGATGAGCGCGGTGGTGACCCGGTTGAACGGATGAAAGCGCAGGCCTGTTGTCCAGGTCATGGCTGTATCGCTGTGGTGAGCGACGTGAGCGGGCCAGATGAGCGGCGTGTGTTCGAGCCGATGGCGCCAATAGGCGATGAAATCGCCAGCGAACAGTGCGACGAAGCCGACCGCAATTTGCGGAAGCGTCGCCCATTGCGTTGGTGAAAACAGAACGAAGCCGCTTTGCTGAATGAGTGCGCCGAAAAAGGTGAGCGCGATGACAAGCAACGGCGTGACCAGCGACGCGTCGAGTGCGAAAAGGATAAGGTTGGTGCGGACTTCTGCAGCGGCGTTGCGCGCGACGTGGATCGCATCAAGGCCGTGCGCGATGAAGGCGATGGCCGCAAACGCAAGCGCAGGCCAGACGAGACCGCTGAACGCGGTCCAGAATGAGGCGGCGGCTTCGCTCAGAAGAGTTTGCAGGGCTTCCACGTTCGTGACGCTAGCCTCAGAGCAGCAGTGACGCCAGCGCGGCGCGGAAGCGGCGGTCGCGCTTCAGCGAAACTTCCCGACTCATGGCTTCGCGGCGGGTGAGGTAACGCTCGGCATAGAGCAGCACCCAATAGCGGCCACGTGTCGAACGCGCGCCGATGCCGGCATTGTGAAGCGCGAGGCGCGCGTCAATGTCTATGGTCCAACCGACATAAGTGCGCCGGTCCGTGCCAAGCTGGCTGCCGAGGACATAGACGTAACCTGAAGTCTTCACGCTCGGCGCGGCCTCGTCAGGCGCCGAATTGAGAGCAGCACTAGAAAAGCGCCAAGCAATTCGCTCGCGATCAGCGCGTAGACACCTGTCTGGCCTGAGATGGCGAGGCTAGCTCCCAGGATCAGAAGCAATGGGACCGGTACGACCAGCAAGAGGCCTAGAAACAGGCATCCCACCCAAAGGCTCCGATATATCCAAGGATGGACTTTGATCACGCAAACCCACCGAAATTCACAAACTTGGACTCTAAATATTCGTCCAAGCCTTCGACGCCGCCTTCGCGGCCGAGACCGCTTTCTTTCCAGCCGCCGAAAGGAATGACTTCGTTCGAGAAGATACCGTCATTGATCGAGACCATGCCGCTTTCGATGCGTTCGGCGACCCGCCAGGCGCGGTGTACGTCCTTGGTGAAGAAGTAGGAGGCAAGGCCGAACGGGGTGTCGTTGGCGATCGAGACGGCTTCGTCCTCGGTTTTGAAGCGGATGAGCGGCGCGACGGGGCCGAAGATTTCTTCGGTGTTCACGCGCATGTCGCGGGTGACGTTGGTGAGCACGGTGGGTGTGTAGAATTGCGCGCCGGCGGGGTGCTTTTTGCCACCGGTGAGCGCGGTTGCGCCGGAGGCGAGCGCCTCGGCCACCATGCGTTCAACTTTTTCGATGGCCTTCTGATCGATCAGCGGCCCGATCTCGACGCCATCTTCGATGCCGGGGCCAACTTTGAGCTTGGGGACCGCGTCGGCGAGCTTCATGGAGAAGGCGTTGTAGATCGCGTCTTCAACTAGAATGCGATTGGCGCAGACGCAGGTTTGGCCGGCGTTGCGGAATTTCGAGAGGATTGCGCCTTTGACGGCGAGATCGAGATCGGCGTCGGCGAAGACGATGAGCGGTGCGTTGCCGCCAAGCTCGAGCGCCACCTTCTTTACGGTCGAGCCAACGCAAGCGGCGCCAAGCTTTTTGCCGACTTCGGTCGAGCCAGTGAACGAGAAGTGGCGGACGAGATTGCTCTCGCACATGATCTTGCCGACGGCGCTGGCGTTTGCGGTGGTGACGACATTGAACACCCCGGCAGGGAGCCCTGCCTTTTCGCCCAGCTCGGCCAGGGCCAAGGCGGTCAGCGGCGTTTGATGCGGAGGCTTTAGGACGATGGTGCAACCGGCGGCGAGAGCGGGCGCGGCTTTACGGGTGATCATCGCCATCGGAAAATTCCACGGCGTCACAGCGGCGCAGACGCCGATCGGCTGCTTTATGGTCACGTAGCGGCGCGTGGGCGTGGTCGTTGGGATGACGCGGCCGTAGGCGCGCTTTGCCTCCTCGCCATACCATTCCATGAAGCTTGCGCCGTAGGCCGCTTCGCCCTTGGCCTCGGCGAGCGGCTTGCCGCCTTCGAGTGAGATGAGGCGCGCCAGCCGGTCGATGTCGGCCATCATCAGATCGAACCAGGCCCGCATGATTTGCGCGCGCTCCTTGGCGGCTTTCGCGGCCCAGCCGGGAAAGGCGCGGTGCGCCGCAGCAATGGCTTCTTCGGTTTCGGCGGCGCCGAGATCTGGCACTTCGGCGATCACGGCCTGCGTGGCCGGATTGAACACCTCGAAGCGCTTCGCGCCTGCGCGCCACTTGCCGTCGATATAGGCGTCGGAACGGAACGTGGGGCTCATGCGGGGTTTCCTTGGAAAACAGGATGTCGGTCAGGACATTGCGCAGCCTCAACGCCGCTTCAAGTCTGGAGGCGCACGCTTAAGCGGATTTGTGGCGCGACATTCGCGCAAGGCGTATAGATCGACGAGGAGGCGCCCACATGAGCTGGAAAGACATTCTGGTTATTGTTTCGGAAGTCGAGGTGGATGAGCCGGCTATCGCGCTTGGCGAAGTGCTCGCCGGCCAATGCGGTGATTGGCATGTGGCGGCTGCGTTCTTGACCCCGGTGCCCGATGAACCGCTCGCGTATGAACCGACTGTGGTGGGGGGCGTCTGGGCTGAGCTTCTGGGCCGTGCGCGCCAGGAAGCGGAAGTCGAGCGCAAGAAGGTTGAGGCGCGCCTGGCGCGTTCCGCCAAGAAGGCGGAGCTACGGGCGGCGGAGGCGCTGTCGCGCGATCTAGGCCGTGTGGCCGCCGTGCATGCCCGCTACGCTGATGTCGCGATCATGACGCGGCCAAGCGAAGGCAGCGGCGTTGAACTGCGCGAGGAGATTATCGAAGGCGTGCTTTTTCACTCCGGCCGTCCGGCGTTGATCGCGCCGCCGAACTGGAAGGGAACGAGCATCGGCAAACGCGTGGTTGTGGCTTGGGACGCGAGCCGCGAAGCGACGCGCGCGCTTTCGGAAGCCGATGATCTGTTGGAGATCGCTGAGGCGGTGACGGTAGTGACGGTGGACGCCAAGCCGAAAATGTTCGGGCATGGCGATCAGCCGGGCTCCAATATTGCCGGTCACTTGAACCGGCGCGGCCTGCCGGCGGAAGTCCGCAATGTGGATAGCATGGGCCGTTCGGCCTCTTTGGCGATCCTCGAAGAAGCGCAGAAGCTGAACGCCGATCTCATCGTTATGGGTGGCTATGCGCACTCGCGGCTGCGGGAGCTGGTGTTTGGGGGCGCGACGCGCGAATTGTTGCGCTCGACAACCGTGCCGCTTCTGATGGCGCACTAAACCGGAGGCGGGGTATGGAGCTCAACTGGTCGCTGATCGATGCGGCGTTGGCCGTATTGCTCGTTATCGTCGTGGTTTGGGCGGCGTTGAAATTAGTGACGCGGCTGATTGTTGGCGTGATCTTGGTGGTTGTGATTGCCGTCATGTTCTTCGGCGTTCACCTCAGCGATTTTGGCATCAATCTCGGCGCCTAAAATTGTCCGCCTACCCTTGTGTGCCTCATCCGCCACACTAAGTCTGGTGCACAACAGCAACATGCCGCGTTGACCGGCCGCAATGGGGGTTAACGTGGGACGCCGTAAGGGTCGCTCATGGATATGGAAAAGCTCACCGAGCGTGCGCGTGGATTCGTGCAAGCCGCGCAGACGATCGCAATTCGCGAACAAAACCAACAATTGGAAACGCAGCACCTTTTGAAGGCGCTACTTGACGACCGTGAAGGTCTCACGTCCGGGCTGCTGACCAGCGCCGGTGCGAACGCGCGTCAGGCCGCTGACGACGTGGACAAAGCCGTGCAAGCGCTGCCGAAAGTGCAAGGCGGCGGCGATCGCATGTACGCGGCGGTGTCGTTCAACCGCGCGCTCGACGCGGCGGATCAAGCCGCGACTAAAGCGGGCGATTCCTACGTGACGGCTGAGCGCTTGTTGTTCGGTCTTGCGATCGCCGATGGAAAAGCCTCCGAGATCTTGAAGAAGGCCGGGCTTACTCCGCAGAAGTTGGAAGCGGCGATTGGCGAATTGCGCAAAGGGCGTACGGCGCAGTCTTCGTCGGCCGAGGATCAGTATGACGCGCTGAAAAAGTACGCCCGCGATCTCACGGAAGATGCGCGCAAGGGCAAGCTTGATCCGGTGATCGGCCGCGACGAGGAAATTCGGCGCACGATTCAGGTTCTGAGCCGCCGTACGAAGAATAATCCGGTGCTGATCGGTGAGCCGGGGGTGGGTAAAACGGCGATCGCCGAGGGTCTCGCGCTGCGCATCATCAATGGCGATGTGCCTGAGAGCTTAAAGCACAAGAAGCTGTTGGCGCTCGACATGGGCGCGCTGATTGCTGGTGCGAAGTTTCGCGGCGAGTTCGAAGAGCGGCTGAAGGCTGTTTTGAACGAGGTCACTGCGGCCGAAGGCGGCATCATCCTGTTTATTGACGAGATGCACACATTGGTCGGCGCCGGCAAAGCCGATGGGGCGATGGACGCGTCGAACCTCTTGAAGCCGGCCTTGGCGCGCGGCGAACTGCATTGCGTTGGCGCGACGACGCTCGATGAATATCGCAAGCACGTGGAGAAGGACGCGGCGCTGGCGCGGCGTTTCCAGCCGGTGTTCGTCGATGAGCCGAGCGTCGAAGATTCGATCTCGATCCTCCGCGGCTTGAAAGACCGCTACGAGCAACACCATGGCGTGCGCATCTCGGATGCGGCGATCGTGGCTGCGGCGCAGCTCTCGCATCGCTACATCACCGACCGCTTCTTGCCAGACAAAGCCATCGATTTGATGGACGAAGCGGCGTCGCGGCTGCGGATGCAGGTGGATTCAAAACCCGAAGAGCTCGATGAGCTCGATCGGCGTGCGCTGCAGCTCAAGATCGAGCTCGAGGCGCTGAAGAAGGAAAAGGACCCGGCTTCGAAGGATCGCACTGGCAAGCTCGAGACGGAGATCGCGCAGATCGAGACGCGCTCGGCTGAACTGACGGCGCGCTGGTCGGCGGAGAAGCAGAAGCTGCAGGTGACGTCGAAATCGAAGGAAGAGCTGGAGAAGCTGCAGACCGAATATGAGCAAGCGGTGCGGCAGGGTAATCTGGCGCGAGCATCGGAGCTTAAGTACGGGCGTATTCCGCAATTGGAAAAGCAGATCGCTGACGCTGA
It encodes the following:
- a CDS encoding sterol desaturase family protein — protein: MEALQTLLSEAAASFWTAFSGLVWPALAFAAIAFIAHGLDAIHVARNAAAEVRTNLILFALDASLVTPLLVIALTFFGALIQQSGFVLFSPTQWATLPQIAVGFVALFAGDFIAYWRHRLEHTPLIWPAHVAHHSDTAMTWTTGLRFHPFNRVTTALIDTTFLALLGLPIWALLINNLVRHYYGLFIHMDLPWTYGPLRRVFVSPAMHRWHHIRDADGAGVNFATVFSVFDQAFGTYHVPGPCTAPLGVRDDVGHGALKQLAWPLVALYRAVKFRRSLRSPGMT
- the ald gene encoding alanine dehydrogenase is translated as MRVGSPKEIKVHEYRVGLTPESAAELVRAGHEVFLETKAGEGIGAPDSVYEKVGVKILPNADAVFAESEMIVKVKEPQPVEIARLKSSHLLFTYLHLAPDPAQAEGLMKSGATCIAYETVTDRDGRLPLLKPMSEVAGRMSIQVGAHFLEKAHGGRGVLLGGVPGVQPANIVILGAGVSGYNAAQIAVGMRARVQVFDKNPARLEELDREFNGRLETVYSTGAAIAEAIKDADVVVGAVLVAGAAAPKLITRDMLKTMRPGSVLVDISIDQGGCFETSKATTHSEPVFTVDGIIHYCVANMPGAVARTSAFALNNATLPFTLALAKKGYKQALIDDPHLANGLNVYEGAIAHEAVAKDLGKPFKRPSWLA
- a CDS encoding universal stress protein, with the protein product MSWKDILVIVSEVEVDEPAIALGEVLAGQCGDWHVAAAFLTPVPDEPLAYEPTVVGGVWAELLGRARQEAEVERKKVEARLARSAKKAELRAAEALSRDLGRVAAVHARYADVAIMTRPSEGSGVELREEIIEGVLFHSGRPALIAPPNWKGTSIGKRVVVAWDASREATRALSEADDLLEIAEAVTVVTVDAKPKMFGHGDQPGSNIAGHLNRRGLPAEVRNVDSMGRSASLAILEEAQKLNADLIVMGGYAHSRLRELVFGGATRELLRSTTVPLLMAH
- a CDS encoding tetratricopeptide repeat protein, which encodes MRIGATLVALAAAAMLSAPAVAQTAEDLNARCVNADRSIGNDQQVLACTRLIAMPGHSAQSQAQYYNNRGNAFRADSEFGSAIADYDEAIRLDPNYANAFNNRGIANRAAGLADRAIADFTAALRINPEMANAYGNRGSAFADRGDIARALSDFSRAIELNPDYAGAYNNRGNLYRQQRQYDRAIADFGEAIRVNPRYAIAFNNRGRTYQAMGDMTRALADYEQAREIEPNNPNFQGFGMRR
- a CDS encoding demethoxyubiquinone hydroxylase family protein, which gives rise to MSQLITRILQVDHAGEHRAMAIYSAQIRHARRSYPDLLPWLEATPGHETRDRSSFRDAMEQRGVTPCGALAIWSIGGSILGALTAAFGRADVFVRTAAVERTVRRHLEEQAAHLDAADPSLTTLVREI
- a CDS encoding YjhX family toxin, whose product is MNISKYEQRTLHALAQGGAIHHRKNEKGDIVEIDCINRDGWRLADCTLHVFKKLRRRHFIRSENSGPYRITREGLSAVRAQLDNR
- a CDS encoding aromatic ring-hydroxylating oxygenase subunit alpha; the protein is MPTPKSLPAWLYTDPRFFEQEREHVFAQAWHIVGHINDIPNTGDYLTLDILGDRVVTVRGDDATIRSFHNVCRHRAGKIATEWRGSCGHRLVCPYHAWSYKLDGGFAGAPKWQGFDSLDPNTLALKPVDQEIAFGFIFIRFAPGLPSVADMMAPYADELAAFELEKLIPNGRVTLRPRPVNWKNVGDNYSDGMHIPVAHPGLSRLLAGTYRIEAKPWIDKMWGTITETPSDNWSERQYQKLLGTFDHIPAERRRLWAYYKLWPNVAFDIYPDQVDFMQFIPVSATQTMIREIAYVHPNASREMNAARYLNWRINRQVNAEDTVLIEGVQQGMESSSYDTGPLSPSEVCLISFGDRMRALIPDANLERAPAN
- a CDS encoding GIY-YIG nuclease family protein encodes the protein MKTSGYVYVLGSQLGTDRRTYVGWTIDIDARLALHNAGIGARSTRGRYWVLLYAERYLTRREAMSREVSLKRDRRFRAALASLLL
- a CDS encoding NAD-dependent succinate-semialdehyde dehydrogenase, whose product is MSPTFRSDAYIDGKWRAGAKRFEVFNPATQAVIAEVPDLGAAETEEAIAAAHRAFPGWAAKAAKERAQIMRAWFDLMMADIDRLARLISLEGGKPLAEAKGEAAYGASFMEWYGEEAKRAYGRVIPTTTPTRRYVTIKQPIGVCAAVTPWNFPMAMITRKAAPALAAGCTIVLKPPHQTPLTALALAELGEKAGLPAGVFNVVTTANASAVGKIMCESNLVRHFSFTGSTEVGKKLGAACVGSTVKKVALELGGNAPLIVFADADLDLAVKGAILSKFRNAGQTCVCANRILVEDAIYNAFSMKLADAVPKLKVGPGIEDGVEIGPLIDQKAIEKVERMVAEALASGATALTGGKKHPAGAQFYTPTVLTNVTRDMRVNTEEIFGPVAPLIRFKTEDEAVSIANDTPFGLASYFFTKDVHRAWRVAERIESGMVSINDGIFSNEVIPFGGWKESGLGREGGVEGLDEYLESKFVNFGGFA
- a CDS encoding CDP-alcohol phosphatidyltransferase family protein, giving the protein MISNAITIFRTLLTIPLFALLAYGAGDFGWTPLALFLGAGLLDMVDGKVARARNETSAFGAMIDLVGDRLLTFAAVLGLIVGGDVAGVQLIAGIIIVARDLVVASLNEALPGKLGPRVGTLEKIKIAAAFAALTLLIAPSTFEQQQMAGIAALWLAAAFTVLTVAGYWMAALREFAKS
- the clpB gene encoding ATP-dependent chaperone ClpB, whose translation is MDMEKLTERARGFVQAAQTIAIREQNQQLETQHLLKALLDDREGLTSGLLTSAGANARQAADDVDKAVQALPKVQGGGDRMYAAVSFNRALDAADQAATKAGDSYVTAERLLFGLAIADGKASEILKKAGLTPQKLEAAIGELRKGRTAQSSSAEDQYDALKKYARDLTEDARKGKLDPVIGRDEEIRRTIQVLSRRTKNNPVLIGEPGVGKTAIAEGLALRIINGDVPESLKHKKLLALDMGALIAGAKFRGEFEERLKAVLNEVTAAEGGIILFIDEMHTLVGAGKADGAMDASNLLKPALARGELHCVGATTLDEYRKHVEKDAALARRFQPVFVDEPSVEDSISILRGLKDRYEQHHGVRISDAAIVAAAQLSHRYITDRFLPDKAIDLMDEAASRLRMQVDSKPEELDELDRRALQLKIELEALKKEKDPASKDRTGKLETEIAQIETRSAELTARWSAEKQKLQVTSKSKEELEKLQTEYEQAVRQGNLARASELKYGRIPQLEKQIADAEKAGGDGVGLVKEVVDAEAIAGVVSRWTGVPVEKMLEGEKAKLLAMEDALRGRVIGQEPALRSVADAVRRARAGLQDPNRPIGSFMFLGPTGVGKTELTKALAEFLFDDEHALTRIDMSEYMEKHSVSRLIGAPPGYVGYEEGGALTEAVRRRPYQVVLFDEIEKAHPDVFNVLLQVLDDGRLTDGQGRTVDFKNTILIMTSNAGAQFLAEQPDGADVEDVRDLVMGELRSRFRPEFLNRVDEIILFKRLERAQMGAIVDIQLKRLDKLLGARNITMELDSRASNELAKRGYDSAWGARPLKRVIQKDIQDPFARLILEGRVKDGDRVAVTFDGNDFLFNGASDKAAA
- a CDS encoding tetratricopeptide repeat protein gives rise to the protein MLKHRIIFAVVASAAFTLMAAPAMARTVDSNAAACANERDELPASVQADASTRFLRSFGVSRHDRAQAHKSRGNAYRALGRYELAIADYDAAIRVSPRYVEAYRNRARAYQDSGAINLATADSEEAGRISAAQQG